A genome region from Firmicutes bacterium HGW-Firmicutes-1 includes the following:
- the cwlD gene encoding N-acetylmuramoyl-L-alanine amidase CwlD: MNLIVRDYLPTFQKAEKSLVIVIDPGHGGNDPGKVGTNDALEKDINLSIAIKLKSYLEMQGITVIMTRETDDALYKEGVKNKKKSDLQERVRLCNESDAALVISIHQNSYQTENCRGAQVFYFDESTEGKDLAGYIQQSMALNVDAENNREIKANSSYFLLKETAVTTVIVECGFLSNPAEADLLINEEYQTKIAYGIHAGVVAYLEKMMEEDEVK; encoded by the coding sequence ATGAATCTAATTGTTAGAGATTATCTTCCTACCTTCCAAAAAGCAGAAAAATCTTTAGTGATCGTAATCGATCCTGGGCATGGAGGAAATGATCCAGGTAAAGTTGGTACCAATGATGCACTTGAAAAGGATATTAATTTAAGCATTGCAATAAAACTTAAGAGTTATTTAGAGATGCAGGGAATCACAGTTATTATGACGAGAGAAACAGACGATGCTTTGTATAAGGAAGGCGTAAAAAACAAAAAGAAATCCGACCTACAAGAGAGGGTTAGATTATGTAATGAAAGTGATGCTGCTCTTGTAATCAGCATTCATCAAAACAGTTATCAAACTGAAAACTGTAGGGGTGCTCAAGTGTTTTATTTTGATGAGTCAACGGAAGGAAAAGATCTTGCAGGATACATTCAACAATCCATGGCATTAAATGTTGATGCAGAAAATAATAGAGAGATTAAAGCGAATAGCAGCTACTTTTTATTAAAAGAAACTGCTGTAACAACAGTTATTGTTGAATGTGGATTTTTATCAAACCCTGCAGAAGCTGATCTTTTGATTAATGAAGAGTACCAAACGAAGATTGCTTATGGCATTCATGCGGGAGTTGTTGCATATTTAGAAAAGATGATGGAAGAAGACGAAGTCAAATAA
- a CDS encoding DNA-binding response regulator: MIKAMVVDDQVLLKETLIFMLSQDLEITVFDGGCNGYEALEACKRIRPDIILMDIRMPKLDGIGATKKIKEQYPHTKVIILTTFEDEDSIFEAMEKGADGYLVKDIKPEALVLAVKSVVHDLYVMHKSVISSLRSGVKQTITEKNTIATAIESYHLSCKDISIIKQVVDGKSNKEIAEDLNFTEGTVKNKVSKLLEKLEIKDRTQLVIFAIKNNLS; the protein is encoded by the coding sequence ATGATTAAAGCTATGGTTGTAGATGATCAAGTATTGCTAAAAGAAACTTTAATATTTATGTTAAGTCAAGATCTTGAGATTACAGTTTTTGATGGAGGTTGCAATGGGTATGAAGCTTTAGAAGCTTGCAAAAGAATTAGACCTGATATCATTCTTATGGATATTAGAATGCCTAAGCTTGATGGTATAGGCGCAACAAAGAAAATCAAAGAGCAATACCCCCATACTAAAGTAATTATTCTTACTACCTTTGAGGATGAAGATTCAATATTTGAGGCAATGGAAAAGGGAGCAGATGGTTATTTGGTCAAAGATATTAAGCCGGAAGCATTAGTACTAGCAGTAAAAAGTGTTGTTCATGACCTATATGTTATGCATAAGAGTGTAATAAGTTCATTGCGTTCAGGGGTGAAACAAACGATTACTGAGAAAAATACAATAGCAACAGCTATAGAAAGCTATCATTTATCATGTAAGGATATAAGCATTATTAAGCAAGTGGTAGACGGTAAAAGCAACAAGGAAATTGCAGAGGATTTAAACTTTACAGAAGGAACGGTAAAAAATAAGGTGTCAAAGCTCTTAGAAAAGTTAGAAATTAAGGATAGAACACAGCTAGTTATCTTTGCCATTAAAAACAATTTAAGTTGA
- a CDS encoding TIGR00266 family protein: MAHEVDYVLYGDDMQFVEIALDQSEAVVAEAGAMMYMEQGIQMETTFGDGSNQAAKSSFMGKLASAGKRVITGESLFMTMFENKDQAQRKVAFAAPYPGKIIPVELKDFNGKIICQKDAFLCAAKGTAIGIAFQKKIGVGFFGGEGFIMQKLEGDGLAFLHAGGCIVRRDLKAGETLRVDTGCLVALTSSVEYDIQFVGGIKNTIFGGEGLFFATVAGPGTVWLQSLPFSRMADKVLAASRTGGSSKEEGSILGVFGNLLDGN; this comes from the coding sequence ATGGCACATGAAGTAGATTATGTATTATATGGTGATGATATGCAATTTGTAGAAATTGCACTTGACCAATCAGAAGCTGTTGTTGCTGAAGCTGGCGCAATGATGTACATGGAACAAGGTATCCAAATGGAAACAACTTTTGGAGATGGTAGCAATCAAGCGGCTAAGAGTAGTTTTATGGGTAAACTTGCTAGTGCGGGCAAACGTGTGATTACAGGTGAAAGCTTATTCATGACTATGTTTGAAAATAAAGATCAAGCTCAAAGAAAGGTAGCTTTTGCAGCACCTTATCCAGGAAAAATTATTCCGGTAGAGCTTAAAGACTTCAATGGTAAGATTATTTGCCAGAAGGATGCATTTTTATGTGCAGCAAAAGGAACTGCAATTGGTATTGCATTTCAAAAGAAAATTGGCGTAGGTTTCTTTGGTGGAGAAGGTTTCATTATGCAAAAGCTCGAAGGAGATGGATTGGCATTTTTACATGCCGGTGGTTGCATAGTTAGAAGAGATTTAAAGGCAGGAGAAACATTAAGAGTAGATACAGGTTGTTTAGTAGCATTGACTTCTTCAGTCGAATATGACATTCAATTTGTCGGAGGAATTAAAAATACAATTTTTGGTGGTGAAGGTCTTTTCTTTGCTACAGTTGCAGGTCCAGGAACAGTGTGGCTTCAGTCTTTACCATTTAGTAGAATGGCGGATAAGGTATTGGCTGCATCAAGAACTGGAGGATCGTCCAAAGAGGAAGGAAGCATATTAGGAGTATTTGGCAACTTGCTTGATGGTAATTAA
- a CDS encoding export ABC transporter ATP-binding protein has product MELLKVQNISKQFKKVKAVDGISFTLKKGEILGLLGPNGAGKSTTISMISTLIQPDSGEILYADTSILSKPKVIQESLGYVPQEIALYPMLSGKENLVFWGRAYGLKGQKLKDKIEEISEIIGIKDRLKDKVKTYSGGMKRRLNIGVALLHDPELIIMDEPTVGIDPQSRKHILDTVLELNKKGMTVIYTSHYMEEVEYLCNRICIMDQGKIIAEGTKEQLIEQHNSTKDIKLKLSNYSQEVLKKIEALDCVISLSQLEEEIIVKATQDKKVFKNIVDLLNDDGVDIHSMDIDEANLETVFLQLTGRILRD; this is encoded by the coding sequence ATGGAATTATTAAAGGTTCAAAACATTTCGAAACAATTTAAAAAGGTTAAAGCAGTAGATGGAATTAGCTTCACTTTGAAAAAGGGAGAAATACTTGGTTTATTAGGACCAAATGGAGCAGGAAAATCAACAACGATTTCTATGATTTCAACCCTGATCCAACCAGATTCAGGTGAAATCCTTTATGCAGATACAAGCATTCTTAGCAAGCCAAAGGTTATCCAAGAAAGCTTAGGCTATGTACCTCAAGAAATTGCGCTATACCCAATGCTATCAGGTAAAGAAAACTTGGTTTTTTGGGGTAGAGCATATGGATTAAAGGGACAAAAGTTAAAGGATAAAATTGAAGAAATATCAGAAATCATTGGGATTAAAGATCGTTTAAAGGATAAAGTTAAGACATATTCAGGGGGAATGAAAAGAAGATTAAATATTGGAGTTGCCCTGTTGCATGATCCAGAATTAATCATTATGGATGAGCCAACGGTAGGAATTGATCCTCAATCTAGAAAACACATTTTAGATACCGTTTTAGAGCTGAATAAAAAAGGAATGACAGTCATATATACGAGTCATTACATGGAAGAAGTAGAATACTTATGTAATAGAATTTGTATTATGGATCAAGGCAAAATTATAGCAGAGGGAACAAAGGAACAGCTTATTGAGCAGCACAATTCTACAAAAGACATTAAGCTTAAGCTTAGCAACTATTCTCAGGAGGTTCTTAAAAAAATTGAGGCCTTGGATTGCGTCATTTCCTTGTCTCAGCTTGAAGAGGAAATCATTGTAAAGGCAACTCAAGATAAAAAGGTATTCAAGAATATTGTAGACTTATTGAATGATGACGGGGTAGATATTCATTCTATGGATATTGATGAAGCAAACTTGGAAACCGTTTTCTTACAATTAACAGGGCGTATTCTAAGGGATTAG
- a CDS encoding DNA-binding response regulator, with translation MIRLMIVDDQDLIVQGLSMILSHEPDFEVVCVAANGAEAVRCSDKELLDVILMDIRMPQMDGVEATLKIKEKHEHIKIIILTTFNDDAYIFGSLKNGASGYLLKDATPDEIVNAIRKVYSGGTLINPEIATRVVEKLTSSNYEELVFDERVDLLTEREKDICHLLGEGNNNKEISELLFISEGTVKNNITRVLDKLEFRDRTQLALFAVKNKL, from the coding sequence ATGATTCGATTGATGATAGTTGATGATCAAGATTTAATTGTACAAGGACTTTCTATGATTTTGTCCCATGAACCAGATTTTGAGGTTGTTTGTGTGGCAGCCAATGGGGCAGAAGCTGTTAGGTGTTCTGATAAGGAATTGCTAGATGTAATTTTAATGGATATTAGAATGCCCCAAATGGACGGAGTAGAGGCGACACTGAAAATAAAGGAAAAACATGAGCACATCAAAATAATTATTTTGACGACCTTTAATGATGATGCGTACATATTTGGATCGTTAAAAAATGGTGCATCAGGTTATTTGCTCAAGGATGCAACCCCAGATGAAATTGTCAATGCTATAAGAAAGGTATATTCAGGAGGAACACTCATCAATCCTGAGATTGCTACAAGAGTAGTAGAAAAGCTGACTTCATCAAATTACGAAGAGCTAGTATTCGATGAAAGAGTTGACTTATTGACTGAGAGAGAAAAGGATATTTGCCATTTGCTAGGGGAAGGCAATAATAATAAGGAAATATCGGAGCTATTATTTATTAGTGAGGGAACAGTTAAAAACAATATTACAAGGGTGCTAGATAAATTAGAATTTAGAGATCGAACTCAACTAGCACTGTTTGCAGTTAAAAACAAGTTATAA
- a CDS encoding pilus assembly protein TadB has product MDYNTYEMSKVEKFKYGCFGVSGLFLLAMLFYGQMVIALPASIFGILYISYKKKVLVGERKKKLKEQFKEGLYALSSSISVGKSVELAFIEALNDLKVIYYDEDTYIIEEFGYIVRKIAMNHSIESALLDFALRAEDEDITNFTNVFITAKRTGGNLVEIMKYTTTTINEKMMITENINVLITGKKYEQKILAFLVPFIIIYLHLFSSGFLEVMYKTLRGRIAMTTALLLYIVSFIVSKKVVDIEV; this is encoded by the coding sequence ATGGATTACAACACGTATGAAATGAGTAAAGTAGAGAAGTTTAAATACGGGTGTTTTGGTGTGAGCGGATTATTCCTGCTAGCAATGCTTTTCTATGGACAAATGGTCATAGCTTTACCAGCAAGTATATTTGGCATATTATATATATCTTATAAAAAGAAGGTTCTTGTAGGGGAGCGAAAGAAAAAGCTTAAGGAACAGTTTAAAGAAGGGCTTTATGCATTATCTTCTTCAATCAGTGTTGGAAAAAGTGTTGAGCTTGCATTTATTGAGGCACTAAATGATTTGAAGGTTATATATTATGACGAAGACACTTACATCATAGAGGAATTTGGATACATAGTAAGAAAAATTGCGATGAATCATTCTATAGAAAGCGCATTGCTTGATTTTGCACTTAGGGCTGAGGACGAGGACATTACCAATTTTACAAATGTATTTATAACGGCAAAAAGAACGGGAGGTAATTTAGTAGAAATAATGAAGTACACGACAACAACCATCAATGAAAAAATGATGATCACGGAGAATATTAATGTTTTAATAACAGGAAAGAAATATGAACAAAAAATCCTAGCCTTTTTAGTTCCCTTTATTATTATATATTTACATTTATTTTCATCAGGATTTTTAGAGGTGATGTATAAAACATTACGGGGTAGAATTGCTATGACAACAGCACTATTATTATATATTGTGAGCTTTATAGTGAGTAAAAAGGTTGTAGATATCGAGGTGTGA
- a CDS encoding pilus assembly protein, with protein sequence MDERIIEEIKLQVRNQLDLSRELRDEEIIDIIDEAILSKARDVYIDTKEKVVLALQLFNALRRLDVLQPFIIDESVTEIMVNGKDFIFIEKKGQLIQSEVRFETVERLEDVIQSIVSKMNRVVNEATPICDARLEDGSRINVVLPPIALNGPILTIRKFSKKTINMQQLLGWKAISEEAAEFLEKAIKAKYNIFISGGTGSGKTTLLNILSNFIPNDERIITIEDSAELQISQVDNVVSLETRNPNLEGKGAITISDLIRTSLRMRPDRIIVGEVRGVEALDMLQAMNTGHDGSLSTGHANSTKDMLSRLETMILSKENFPLEAIRKQIVSSIDLMVHLGRMRDKSRKILEITELVGIKDGEIQLNPLFVYEEDTSSIGNKVCGSLNATKNQMVHTEKLVLRRS encoded by the coding sequence ATGGATGAAAGAATCATTGAAGAAATAAAATTACAAGTCAGAAATCAGTTGGATCTATCAAGAGAGCTAAGGGATGAAGAGATTATCGATATCATTGATGAAGCCATACTATCAAAAGCAAGAGATGTATATATAGATACGAAAGAAAAAGTAGTCCTTGCCCTTCAATTGTTCAATGCGTTAAGAAGATTGGATGTACTACAACCGTTTATTATTGATGAAAGCGTAACTGAGATTATGGTAAATGGGAAAGATTTCATATTCATTGAAAAGAAGGGTCAGCTTATTCAATCTGAGGTGCGATTTGAGACCGTAGAAAGATTGGAGGATGTTATTCAAAGTATTGTATCTAAAATGAATAGAGTAGTAAATGAAGCAACGCCAATATGTGATGCCAGGTTAGAGGATGGTTCAAGAATTAATGTTGTATTACCACCAATAGCCTTAAACGGACCAATCTTAACGATAAGAAAGTTTTCAAAAAAAACAATTAATATGCAGCAATTGCTTGGGTGGAAAGCCATTTCAGAAGAAGCGGCAGAGTTTCTGGAGAAAGCGATCAAGGCAAAATATAATATTTTTATAAGCGGTGGAACAGGTTCTGGTAAAACAACTCTTCTAAATATCTTATCTAATTTTATTCCAAACGATGAACGAATCATTACAATTGAAGATTCCGCAGAGCTACAAATTAGTCAAGTAGATAATGTGGTTAGCCTAGAAACACGTAATCCAAACTTAGAGGGAAAGGGTGCCATTACTATTTCTGATTTAATTAGAACGTCTTTAAGAATGCGCCCAGATAGAATTATCGTTGGTGAGGTAAGGGGAGTTGAAGCATTAGATATGCTTCAAGCGATGAATACTGGACACGATGGATCCTTGTCAACAGGTCATGCTAATTCTACAAAAGACATGTTAAGTCGTCTTGAAACTATGATTTTATCAAAAGAAAATTTCCCCCTTGAAGCCATTAGAAAGCAAATAGTATCTTCCATTGATTTGATGGTTCACTTAGGGCGGATGCGAGACAAGTCTAGAAAGATTTTGGAAATTACAGAACTTGTGGGTATAAAAGATGGGGAGATTCAGTTAAATCCACTATTTGTTTATGAAGAGGATACATCATCAATTGGAAATAAGGTTTGTGGAAGCTTAAACGCTACCAAAAATCAAATGGTACATACGGAAAAGCTTGTTTTAAGGAGGTCTTGA
- a CDS encoding pro-sigmaK processing inhibitor BofA: MKALRLLLSVVIKGVIGILGIYITNLALSSWHISVGVNACNGIIIGILGLSGYLLLYVLVCIDIAIFK, translated from the coding sequence ATGAAAGCCTTGAGGTTACTACTGAGTGTGGTTATAAAAGGTGTCATAGGCATTTTGGGGATATATATAACAAATTTAGCCCTATCAAGTTGGCACATATCTGTGGGTGTCAATGCTTGTAACGGTATTATCATTGGTATTCTCGGGTTATCAGGGTATCTGCTCTTGTATGTACTTGTTTGCATTGATATTGCAATCTTTAAATAA
- a CDS encoding DUF2508 domain-containing protein → MKSNSNYQYSESDLKNKVTDDQTAIILSIEKVKKALECAYANFDFVSEPELVDSYIYEVKAIQLKYQYLIQQAKSLGIISDKIEYTCKKNR, encoded by the coding sequence ATGAAAAGCAACTCTAATTATCAATATAGTGAAAGTGATTTAAAAAATAAAGTAACAGATGATCAAACCGCGATTATACTAAGCATAGAAAAAGTGAAGAAAGCTTTAGAATGTGCTTATGCAAATTTTGATTTTGTTTCAGAACCTGAATTAGTGGATAGCTATATTTATGAAGTGAAAGCGATACAACTCAAATATCAGTATTTAATACAACAAGCTAAGTCGTTAGGAATAATATCTGATAAAATCGAGTATACATGTAAAAAGAATAGGTAG
- a CDS encoding replicative DNA helicase: MEESIKRIPPHSIEAEQSVIGSMVMDREAIGIALENIDGDDFYQPDLKAIFDAMVNLYQHNQPVDLVTLQTKLKDLGQLDMVGGIDYLSKLAIAVPTSAHIENYAQIVKEKSILRKLIKAGQEIIADGYEGKERLEGILNGAEEKIFNIIQGRKTGEFSNISKIVSDSLDMISEAYLNKGQVTGVATGFPDLDHKTAGLQASDLILIAARPSMGKTAFAINVAQHAAVKERKSVAIFSLEMSKEQLARRMLCTQGLVDAQKVRIGDLTEEEWLNLIDASTIVGQAPIFIDDTPGVSVNEIRAKCRKLKLEKGLDLILIDYLQLMSGNSKKESRQQEISEISRGLKGLAREMEAPVIALSQLSRACETRADHRPILSDLRESGAIEQDADIVMFLYRDEYYNEDSEFKNQAELIIAKQRNGQTGTVHLAWLGAYTKFASSTYKKES; this comes from the coding sequence GTGGAAGAGTCTATAAAAAGAATACCACCGCATAGCATTGAAGCAGAGCAATCGGTTATTGGGTCCATGGTTATGGATAGAGAAGCGATTGGAATTGCCCTTGAGAACATTGATGGAGATGATTTCTATCAACCTGACTTAAAGGCTATTTTTGATGCCATGGTTAACCTCTATCAACATAATCAGCCAGTTGACCTGGTTACGTTGCAAACAAAGTTAAAAGATTTAGGACAATTGGATATGGTAGGTGGTATTGATTATTTATCTAAGTTAGCCATAGCTGTACCAACGTCTGCCCATATAGAAAATTATGCACAGATCGTAAAAGAAAAATCCATATTAAGAAAGCTTATAAAAGCTGGACAGGAAATAATTGCAGATGGGTATGAAGGTAAAGAACGTCTTGAAGGCATTTTAAATGGTGCAGAGGAAAAAATATTTAATATTATTCAAGGAAGAAAGACTGGAGAATTCTCAAATATAAGTAAAATCGTATCTGACTCTTTGGATATGATAAGTGAAGCATATTTAAACAAGGGACAAGTTACAGGTGTTGCAACTGGGTTTCCTGATTTAGATCATAAAACAGCAGGGCTACAGGCATCTGATTTAATTTTAATAGCGGCGAGACCTTCTATGGGGAAAACTGCTTTTGCTATTAATGTTGCACAACATGCCGCGGTAAAAGAAAGAAAATCCGTAGCCATCTTTAGTTTAGAAATGTCAAAGGAGCAATTAGCAAGGCGTATGTTATGTACACAAGGTCTTGTAGATGCTCAGAAGGTAAGAATTGGTGATTTAACAGAGGAAGAATGGTTGAACCTTATTGATGCTTCTACCATTGTTGGACAAGCGCCTATTTTTATTGATGATACGCCAGGCGTTTCAGTAAATGAAATTAGAGCAAAATGTAGAAAGTTAAAGCTTGAAAAAGGTTTAGACTTAATCCTAATTGATTACTTGCAGCTTATGAGCGGAAACAGTAAAAAAGAATCAAGACAACAAGAGATTTCCGAAATTTCTCGTGGGTTAAAAGGTTTGGCAAGAGAGATGGAAGCACCTGTAATTGCTTTATCTCAGCTTAGTCGTGCATGTGAGACCAGAGCCGATCATAGACCTATTCTATCTGATTTAAGAGAATCAGGAGCAATCGAGCAGGATGCGGATATCGTTATGTTTTTATATAGAGATGAGTATTATAATGAGGATTCAGAATTTAAAAATCAAGCCGAACTCATAATTGCGAAACAAAGAAATGGTCAAACCGGAACTGTCCATTTGGCATGGCTCGGTGCATATACAAAATTTGCTAGTAGTACATATAAAAAAGAAAGCTAA